CGTATCAGGAAGGGTTGATCGACGAGGAGGACACCGATGGGATCGAGCTCGAGTGGGGCGACCCCGAACTGGTCGAACGCCTCCTCGAGATGGCGGCCCACCGCGAGGGAACGCTCGGTGAAGTTCTCGCCGAGGGCCCCGGCTACGCCGCCGACTGGGCCGGCGGGGACGCCCACGACCGGGCTATCCACGTCAAAGACTCCGGGATGAACCTCCACGACTGGCGGGCCACCTGGGGGATCATGCTCGGGCAGATCGTCGGCCCGAGCGCGAGCTGGCCCGCGCCCGGGGCCGACGCGTGGGGTATCCCCCACGACGCCGGCTACGAGGAGTTCCAGGACCCCTTCGACTGGAAGGAAAAGCCGAAGGACGTCGTCAACACCTGGCCCGTGAAGTACTGGGACGACGCCAACGGCACCTGCTGGTTCGGGACCTGGGGCGTTCCGGATCAGGTCGAACTCTCCGCGCAGGCGGTTTCAGCGGCGACCGGGTGGGAGTTCACCCGGGAGGACGCTCTCGAGGTTGGGGAGCGGTTGGTCCACTTCGAGCGGGGGTTCGGGGCCCGTTTCGGCCACACCGCCGAGGACGACCTCGACGTTCCCGACCGCATCGTCGAGGAACCGCCCGAGGGCCTCGGTGCCGGAAAGGAGATGAAAAAGCATCTCGAGTGGATGGTTCGGGAGGTCTACCGGCTCAACGACTGGGACGAAAAGACCGGAAAGCCGCAGCGCTCCACCCTCGAGGAGGTCGGGCTGGAGAAGGTCGCAGACGACATCTGGGCGTAGGGACGTCGTGACCCCGCAGTCGGCGGGGTCGTCTCGAACGATCAGGTAGCTCTCGGCCGGATACGATCCGGGTATCGACTTGGCTCGTTCGGTCCGGTGAGCGTTCCACGGAAATTTTGACGAGAAAACGCTACCGACGGAGCTTTGAGGGGCCCGAGCTTGCAGACCGGATCCCAGCCGAGAACCTGTTTCGACCCGGTCAGAAGAGTTATCCTCCCGAGGACACGGTCATAAAAGTAGAGAACAGATCTGTGATCGACAACAACACCGAGTTCGATCGACGGACGGTTCTCGGCGTCCTGGCCGGGGTGGGGAACGCCGCACTCGCCGGCTGTTCCGGGTTCCAGTCCGAGCCGGACGCCGAAACTACCCAGATCGACGAGGATACTGCCCGGGAGTTGGCAGACAGCTTCGCGCCGTCGCTGTACTTCGACGAGTACGAGGAGTGGTACCCGACGGATCCGCGACAGTACACCAGCGAGCGCGACGGGGACACCGTCGTCCACGGATTCGACGCGGTCGAGGGGTATCACAGCGACTTCGACAGCGAGAGGGAGCCGCCGGAACCGACGGGCTTCTACCACGTCGTCGGCTACGAAGACTCGTCGCTCGTCGCCATCCAGTACTGGTTTTACTACGTATTCGACCAGTTCTCCTGTAACTTCCACTGGCACGACTGGGAAGTGTTGCACGTCTTCGTCGACACGGAGACTGGGGAGCCGCAACTCTACGTCGCAAGCTCTCACTCTCGGGACGTGCCCAACAACGAGTTTCTGGACCCCGACCCTGACGACGTACCACGGGTGCTGCCGGAGCTGGGTTCGCACTCGTCGACGCTCTCGGTCAACGAGGTTGCCGACAGGTTCCAGCGGTTCGGCGGCGACGACCTGATCCCGGACGTGACGAACGAGGCGATCGATGGGATCAAAGATCTCGTCGACATCCCGCTCGCCTACGGCCTGCCCAGGGACGAGGGTGCGCGCTTGCCGATGGTGATTCCCGAGCTCGATGGGATACCACTGTACGAGCACGACGCAGTGCCGTCGTTCACCCGCGAGTCGCTCATCGACGAGAAGCTGACGATCCGCTCGCTCGCCGAACTGGAGTCGCCGCCGACCGATATGCCCCTTCGAGAGACGGGACTGGTGTTCGAACACGCCGAACGGGACGGAGACGGTGACGGTGACGTCGAGTATGCGCTGCGTCCGACCACCGAGATCGAACACATCAGCGAGTTCACCGGCCCGCAGTTGAGCTTCGAGTTCCCGGTTCCGGAGATCGTTGAGGATGCGTTTTCACATCACATCTCGACGACGGGCACTCCCTGGGACCAGCCGAGATACGGCAATCCCGCGGCGGACATCACTGCCTCGACACACCGGGAGGCGCTGGCGAACCGGTATGAAGCGATCGGTGATCCAGGAGTCACCGACGCACTCATCGCACGGGTGACCGATACGACCACGAGCGAAGACGCCCCGGACGACGAGGGGCTGACGACCGTCGAGATGACCCAGGAGTCAGTCGCGCTGCTCGAAAGCGAGCCCCGGATGCGACCGACGTTTGCCGGTGTGGCGATGTTCGGAGACGTTGAACCGGGGGAACACCGGTTGACCGTCAACTCGGCCGGCAGCGCACCACACAGCGAGCATCTCGAGGTCACCGAAGACGGCCGCAACGACGGCGGCAACGGTGACGACGGCGACGCCGACGGTCACTTCAGGCGGGCGGGCGTCGACGGCGAAGTACCAGTGGTTGCCCGCGACAAGGCCAGACGACTGGAACTCTCCGACGAGGAGGCCGACGCGGAGGTCGTTCGTACCGCCATCGAGGACGACTTCGCCGGCCGCATCTACGAGTCTGCGGTCGAGGGGCACGACACCGTCTTCGTTCACGAAGGGGGCGCGTACACGACGGAGGTCCGCGACCGTGACGACGAGGTCGGCGCATTCCGGGTCAACCCGGATCCCGGATCGAACGGGGAGATCCGGATCGACCGACCGGAAACCGGGAAGGCATCGCTCGCGGCGTATCTTGCGGACGTTGCCGAGGAAACACGGGCCTCGGTTGCAGCTGTCGAGGGAGATGCCGACGGTGCGGAGAACGCTGTTCGGGGTCTCGAACGGGCGCTGGCAGCTGTCGTGGAGGCAGCAGAGATGGCGACGGAACGGGCTCGAGACGGAGACCGGGGCGGTGCCGACCAGCAACTCGAGGCGGTTAGAAAGCGACTCGAGACCGTTGCGGATCGGCTCGCCGATGCGAGCGAGGATCTGCCACCCGAGCTCTCGAACGCGGCGGAAAACCGGCTCGAACAGGCCGACCGTCGCGTCGATCAGGCTCGAACAGCCGAAAAACTTTGATCCCGTCGCTGTACGGTTAATCCGTTAGGGAGAAGGCTCGCGGCTTCGCCGCTCGCGTGATCGAGGCTCTCACTTCGTTCGAGCCTCGCAGTCCGCCCTCCCCGATTTGAACTCGCCGAGACGGTCCTGCTCGCCTCACTCCGTTCGGCTGCGCGGGCTGCGACTCGTCTGCTCAAATCGCATCGGTCGGATTTTCGGAAAAAATCCGCCCTCCCCGATTTGAACGGGGGGCAAGCCGATCTACAGTCGGCTGCTCTACCAGGCTGAGCTAAGGGCGGTCACTGTATCGTAGGCACGTCTCACAATTTAAGGGTTCTCATTCTCGGCGTCCGAACGACTGTCGGGTCCCGTTTCTCCCGGCGTTCGACATCCGTCACAGGCTCGAACGGTTTTATACGTCGGCTCCGAAAGTCGCAGGTAACGCGCATGGCGAACGAAGACGACGGCCGACAGGCGACGTTCGGCTCGGATGGAAGCCTCGAGACCGAAACGCCTCCGGAAGCCACTGGAACGAACGACTTCGGCGAAGAGAAATCCCCCGACGAAACCGACGGCGGCTACAACCGGTACGCCGTCTCGAGCCTGCTTCAAAAGGCGGTCAGGAGGTCAGACGAGGAGGTCGCCGCCTGGGCGGCCTGGGAACTCGCCCGCTCGGGGTACGCCTGGAACCTCTGGGACCGGCTCAACCTCTATGTCGTCGAGGACCTCCGGGCCGGCAACGAGATCGCCTTGCTGATCGAGCGGTACGAACAGCTCGCAACCGAGCGGTGGGAACCAGACGAGTGGCGGGGCCGGCTGTGTGCGGTCCACGCCGCGCTCGCGGCCGCCCGTGCGCCCTCGACTCGCGAGAGTTCGAACGCCGACGAGTACTTCCGACGGGTGGCCGACGTCCGGGCGGAGGCCCGGGAGAACGACGAAGCGCCCGCACACGACTTCCCAGTCGGCGATCTCGAACCCGGGGGCGAGTACGACGTCGCCTTCGATATGCACACCGGCGAAGGAAGCCGTCTCGGGCGGGGGACTCGCTTTTTCAAGACCCGGGGGGCGCGTGTCGGCCCGGAGGGCGAAAGCGACCTCAGCGCTCGCTGGCAGCGGCTCGCGATGGTTCTGGACCCCGAACGCGACTACTCCGAGGCAGAACTCGATCACGCGGTCGAACCGGTCCATCCGGCCGATCGCTGGGACGAACCCGACGAACTCGATTGACTGCCTACGAAAGGCGATCGATCACGGCGTGTGTCACCTCGGCGGTCGACGCTGACCCGCCGAGATCCGGGGTGTGAGGTCCGTCCGACAGCACGCCTTCGACTGCCGTTTCGACGGCTTCAGCTTCGGACTCGTGACCCAGGAACTCCAGCATCATCGCCGCCGACAGCAGCGCGGCGGTCGGATTCGCGACACCCTGGCCCGCAATATCGGGAGCAGTACCGTGAACGGGCTCGAAGACGCCGCGTTCGGGGCCGACGTTCGCCGACGGCAACAGGCCGAGCCCGCCGACGAGCCCGGCCGCCAGGTCCGAAAGCACGTCGCCCGCGAGGTTCGGACAGACGACGACATCGAACTGAGACGGATCGAGACACACGTGCGTCGCGAAGGCGTCCATCAGCACGGTGTCGGCGGGCACATCATGCTCGTCGGCCACCTCAAGCACCGTATCGCGGAACAACCCGTCCGTTTCGCGCATCACGTTTGCCTTGTGCGCGACCGTGAATCCCTCCTCGGCGGCGTACTCGCAGGCGTATTCTGCCAGCCGTTGCGAGGCGTTCTTCGTCACCACTCGAGTGAGCGTCGAGACGTCGTCGGTCAACCGCGCCTCGTGGCCGGCGTAGACGCCCTCGGTGTTCTCCCGGAGGAACACGAGGTCCGTCTCCGGGCGCAACGCGTCGACCCCGGGATACGCCCTGGCGGGCCGGACGTTCACGAACGAATCGACCGCCCGCCGGAGCGGAAGGATGACGTCCGCCGCGGTCTCGCCCGCCGCCCCGAACAGCGTCGCGTCAGCGCTTGCGACCGCCTCGCGGGTTTCCTTCGGCAGCGCCTCGCCGGTCGCTTCCTTCACAGCGTCGCCGGCGTCGACCTCCCGGAACGCGAACTCGATGTCGAGCGCCTCCAGGACGTCGATCGCGGCGGGCACCACTTCCTGCCCGATCCCGTCGCCCGGAACAACGACGATCTCGTCGGTCACGCCTCGTCCCCCGCATCGTCCCCCGAACCGCGCTCGCCCGGTACGTGCTCGTCGGGAACGTACGGCAGCGATCGGGCGACCTCCTCGACGGCCTCGCGGTTCGCCGCCATCAGCGCGGTGGTGTCCCACACGCCCTCGACGAGCGCCTTCCGCTGGGCCTCGTTCACATCGGCGTCCACGACCCGATCCGCATACCGGATCTCCTCGTTCTCGACGTCGATTTCGATCTCGGCGTCGGGGTGCTCCTCCACGTGCGACTGCAGCCGCCCGATCTCCTCGGCGCTCGCGGTCACGGTCGGAATCCCGAGCGCGAGGCAGTTGCCCGCGAAAATCTCCGCGAACGACTCCCCGACGACCGCGTCGATCCCCCACCGCATCAGCGCCTGCGGAGCGTGTTCCCGGGAGGAACCGCAGCCGAAGTTGGCGTTTACCACGAGCACGTTCGCGTCGCGGTAGCGGTCGTCGTTGAACGGGTGATCCTTTTCGTTGTCCTCGTCGTCGAACCGCTGGTCGAAGAAGGAAAACTGGCCCAGCCCGTCGAAGGTGACGACCTTCATGAACCGGGCGGGAATGATCTGGTCGGTGTCGATGTCGTTGCCACGGACCGGAACGCCGGTGCCCGACACGTCCGTCACCTTCTCTGCGGGAGCCTCGCCGTCGGCGAACTCCTCGTGATCGACGCTCATGCCGCCGACACCTCCGTCAGTTTCCGCACGTCGGTGACCTCGCCGGTCACCGCCGCCGCCGCGACCATGATCGGACTCATCAGGACAGTCCGACCGTCCTTCGATCCCTGTCGTCCGACGAAGTTCCGGTTCGAGGAGGACGCGCTCGCCTCGTCGCCGACGAGCTGGTCGTCGTTCATCCCCAGACACATCGAACAGCCGGGCTCGCGCCAGTCGAATCCTGCGGCTTCGAACACCTCGTCGAGGCCCTCCGCCTCGGCAGCGCGCTGGACGCGCTGGCTTCCGGGGACGACCATCGCGCGGACGCCCTCCGCGACGCTTCGCCCCTCGATGATCTCGGCCGCCTCGCGGAGATCTTTCAGGCGGGCGTTCGTACACGAGCCGAGGAACGCGACGTCGATCGGATAGCCTTCCATCGTTTCGCCGGGCTCGACGCCCATGTGTTCCTGTGCCCGCCGTGCGGTGTCCTGTTTGTCCTCGGGCAACGACGACGGCTCCGGGATCGGTTCCGAGATCCCGATCCCCTGTCCCGGGGTGGTTCCCCAGGTGACCATCGGTTCGATCGCCGAGCCGTCGATGGTGACGACGTCGTCGTACTCTGCGTCTTCATCCGATCGCACCGACTCCCAGTAGGGCTTCAGTTCCTCGAACGCGTCCGGGTCGTCGGCGAAGGCGTCCGTCTCTCGGAGCCACTCGTAGGTGGTTTCGTCGGGGTTGACGTAGCCCGCGCGGGCACCCCCTTCGATGGACATGTTGCAGATCGACATCCGACCCTCCATGCCGAGGCTCTCGATCGCGTCGCCGGCGTACTCGTAGACGTAACCGACGCCGCCGTCGGTGCCGAGCTCCCGGATGATCGTCAAGATCACGTCTTTCGCAGTCACAGCGGGTCCGAGTTCGCCGGTCACCTCCACCTTCCGAACTTTCTGTTTCTCCATCGCCACGCAGCCGGTCGCCAGCACGTCCCGGATCTGTGAGGTACCGATCCCGAACGCGAGCGCGCCGAACGCGCCGTGGGTGGAGGTATGCGAGTCGCCACAGACGATCGTCATCCCCGGCTGTGTGAGTCCCTGCTCGGGTCCGATCACGTGGACGATCCCCTGATCGCCCGTGTCGGGATGCGAGAATTCGATCCCGGCAGCGCGGACGTTCTCTTCCAGTTCGGCCATCATCTGCTCTGCGGCGTCGTCCGCGTAGGGACGGTCGCGGTTCCCCGTCGGGACGATGTGATCGACCGTCGCGTGGGTCCGTTCGGGAAACGCCACCTCGAGGTCGCGTTCCTGCAACATTCCGAACGCCTGCGGGCTCGTCACCTCGTGTACCAGATGGAGGCCGACGAACAGTTGATCCTGTCCGGTCGGCAGCGTGGTCACCCGGTGGCGATCCCACACCTTGTCGTACAGCGTGCCCTCGCTCATTTCAATCGTCCGATGCCCTCGGATCCTCGGATTCGACGACTACGTCCGGTACGCCGGGCACGTCCGGCACGTCGAGGCCGCGCTCCCAGACGTCGGCCACGTCCTCGTTGGGGGATTCGTGATCGATGTCCGCCATCGTTTTCCGTTCGGATTCCGACGTCGCGTCCCGCGGCTCACCCCCGTCGGCGACGGCCGGACCGCGTCGATACACTGTGCCGAAGGTCTCGCCGGTGTTCGGGTTCGTGTGGCTCACGTTTGCCATCGTCCGCGTCTCGCGTTCAGTCATCCATTGACACCTCCGTTTCTGCTGTCTCGTTCGATTCGTTACCGGCGTCGTCGCCCCACGCGAACAGCCCGCGGAGCTCGTCGCCGACGGCTTCGATCTCGTGTGCCTTGTCCGCCTGTCTGAGCTGTGTGTACTGGGGTCGCCCGGCCTGGTTCTCGTTGATCCACTCTCTGGCGAACGAACCGTTCTGTACTTCCTCGAGGACGACGTCCATCTCCTCGCGAACGTTATCGCCGACGATCCGGTCTCCGCGGGAGAGCCCGCCGTACTCGGCGGTATCCGAGACGGAGTTCCACATCTCCGCGAGACCCCCTTCGTACATCAGGTCGACGATCAGCTTCATTTCGTTGAGGCACTCGAAGTACGCCATTTCCGGCGAGTAGCCCGCCTCGACCAGCGTCTCGAAACCAGTTTTGACGAGCGAGGTGATTCCGCCACACAGCACGGCCTGCTCGCCGAACAGGTCCGTCTCGGTCTCCTCCTTGAACGTCGTCTCGACGACTCCCGCGCGAGTGCAGCCGATCGCGCTCGCGTACGCCAGTACCTCATCGACCGCCTCCCCGGTCGCGTCCTGGTACACCGCGAGCAGCCCCGGTGTCCCCTCGCCGTTTTCATAGTTTCGGCGGACCAGGTGCCCCGGTGACTTCGGCGCCACCATCGTGACGTCGACGTCCTCGGGGGGCTGGATCTGGTTGTAGTGGATGTTGAACCCGTGGGCGAACTGAAGGGTATCCCCCGGTTCGAGGTTTGGCTCGATGTCGTTTTCGTACACCGCCGGCTGCACAGTGTCGGGGACGAGGACGGAGACGATGTCTCCCTGTGCGGCTGCCTCCGCGGTGGTCGCGACCTCGAGCCCCTCCGCCTGGGCCGCCTCCCAGGAGGACGACCCCTCCGTTAGTCCGACCACGGCATTGATCCCGCTGTCCGCGAGGTTCCCCGCGTGAGCGTGCCCCTGGCTCCCGTAGCCGAGTACGGCGACTGTCTTGTCTTCGATGTACGATCGATCCGCGTCTTCGTCGTAGTATACTGTGGTAGTGAACTCGTGTGCGTCTTCAGTGTCCGTCATCGTGTGTTAACCTCCGTGTTCCGGTCCGCGTTCGCGTTCGTTTCCTCGTCCGATTCGATGCTCCCGTTTCGCTCGCGTTCGGCGTCCGCCGTCGTCGTCGGTTCGCCCATGTACGCCGGCCGCTCGCCGGGGACGGTGGTCTTCGAGCCGTGCGCCAGCGCCGTCGGTCCGGTCCGGGCGATCTCGATGATCCCGAACTGGCGGAACGCGTTCACCGCGTCGTCGATCGTCGCTGTGTCGCCGGTGAGCTGGACGGTGATCGTCTCCGGCCCGGCGTCCTTTGTCGTCCCGTCGTACATCTCCGTCACTGCGTGGACCTTGTCCGGCTCCTCGCCGCCGACCTTCAACAGCGCGACCTCGGTGCTGATCGCGTCGTCGTCGAGTTCGCCGACAGCGATCACCGGGATCAGTTTGCTCAGTTGCTTTTTGATCTGGTCGATCCCCGGATCCGGCTCCTCGACGGCCATCGTGATCCGGGCGT
The Halalkaliarchaeum desulfuricum DNA segment above includes these coding regions:
- a CDS encoding isocitrate/isopropylmalate dehydrogenase family protein yields the protein MTDEIVVVPGDGIGQEVVPAAIDVLEALDIEFAFREVDAGDAVKEATGEALPKETREAVASADATLFGAAGETAADVILPLRRAVDSFVNVRPARAYPGVDALRPETDLVFLRENTEGVYAGHEARLTDDVSTLTRVVTKNASQRLAEYACEYAAEEGFTVAHKANVMRETDGLFRDTVLEVADEHDVPADTVLMDAFATHVCLDPSQFDVVVCPNLAGDVLSDLAAGLVGGLGLLPSANVGPERGVFEPVHGTAPDIAGQGVANPTAALLSAAMMLEFLGHESEAEAVETAVEGVLSDGPHTPDLGGSASTAEVTHAVIDRLS
- the leuD gene encoding 3-isopropylmalate dehydratase small subunit, whose protein sequence is MSVDHEEFADGEAPAEKVTDVSGTGVPVRGNDIDTDQIIPARFMKVVTFDGLGQFSFFDQRFDDEDNEKDHPFNDDRYRDANVLVVNANFGCGSSREHAPQALMRWGIDAVVGESFAEIFAGNCLALGIPTVTASAEEIGRLQSHVEEHPDAEIEIDVENEEIRYADRVVDADVNEAQRKALVEGVWDTTALMAANREAVEEVARSLPYVPDEHVPGERGSGDDAGDEA
- the leuC gene encoding 3-isopropylmalate dehydratase large subunit; this encodes MSEGTLYDKVWDRHRVTTLPTGQDQLFVGLHLVHEVTSPQAFGMLQERDLEVAFPERTHATVDHIVPTGNRDRPYADDAAEQMMAELEENVRAAGIEFSHPDTGDQGIVHVIGPEQGLTQPGMTIVCGDSHTSTHGAFGALAFGIGTSQIRDVLATGCVAMEKQKVRKVEVTGELGPAVTAKDVILTIIRELGTDGGVGYVYEYAGDAIESLGMEGRMSICNMSIEGGARAGYVNPDETTYEWLRETDAFADDPDAFEELKPYWESVRSDEDAEYDDVVTIDGSAIEPMVTWGTTPGQGIGISEPIPEPSSLPEDKQDTARRAQEHMGVEPGETMEGYPIDVAFLGSCTNARLKDLREAAEIIEGRSVAEGVRAMVVPGSQRVQRAAEAEGLDEVFEAAGFDWREPGCSMCLGMNDDQLVGDEASASSSNRNFVGRQGSKDGRTVLMSPIMVAAAAVTGEVTDVRKLTEVSAA
- the ilvC gene encoding ketol-acid reductoisomerase, producing MTDTEDAHEFTTTVYYDEDADRSYIEDKTVAVLGYGSQGHAHAGNLADSGINAVVGLTEGSSSWEAAQAEGLEVATTAEAAAQGDIVSVLVPDTVQPAVYENDIEPNLEPGDTLQFAHGFNIHYNQIQPPEDVDVTMVAPKSPGHLVRRNYENGEGTPGLLAVYQDATGEAVDEVLAYASAIGCTRAGVVETTFKEETETDLFGEQAVLCGGITSLVKTGFETLVEAGYSPEMAYFECLNEMKLIVDLMYEGGLAEMWNSVSDTAEYGGLSRGDRIVGDNVREEMDVVLEEVQNGSFAREWINENQAGRPQYTQLRQADKAHEIEAVGDELRGLFAWGDDAGNESNETAETEVSMDD
- the ilvN gene encoding acetolactate synthase small subunit; amino-acid sequence: MSGESDVPRDGLPGPAPEERPHPEGRRNKQGIRIDPAAEAEKQPRRAVISALVDHEPGVLSRVSGLVSRRQFNIESLTVGPTTVEGHARITMAVEEPDPGIDQIKKQLSKLIPVIAVGELDDDAISTEVALLKVGGEEPDKVHAVTEMYDGTTKDAGPETITVQLTGDTATIDDAVNAFRQFGIIEIARTGPTALAHGSKTTVPGERPAYMGEPTTTADAERERNGSIESDEETNANADRNTEVNTR